In one Haemophilus parainfluenzae genomic region, the following are encoded:
- the asd gene encoding aspartate-semialdehyde dehydrogenase, whose product MKNVGFIGWRGMVGSVLMDRMVQEQDFANINPVFFTTSQAGQKAPVFAGKEAGELKNAFDIEELKKLDIIVTCQGGDYTNEVYPKLKATGWDGYWVDAASALRMKDDAIIVLDPVNQHVISEGLKKGIKTFVGGNCTVSLMLMAIGGLFEKDLVEWVSVATYQAASGAGAKNMRELLSQMGLLEQAVSSELKDPASSILDIERKVTAEMRSDSFPTDNFGAALGGSLIPWIDKLLPETGQTKEEWKGYAETNKILGLSDNPIPVDGLCVRIGALRCHSQAFTIKLKKDLPLEEIEQILASHNEWVKVIPNDKEITLRELTPAKVTGTLSVPVGRLRKLAMGPEYLAAFTVGDQLLWGAAEPVRRILKQLVA is encoded by the coding sequence ATGAAAAACGTCGGTTTTATCGGTTGGCGCGGAATGGTCGGTTCCGTATTAATGGATCGTATGGTGCAAGAGCAAGATTTTGCCAATATTAATCCAGTTTTCTTCACCACTTCTCAAGCAGGTCAAAAAGCCCCTGTATTCGCAGGCAAAGAAGCGGGTGAGCTTAAAAATGCATTCGACATTGAAGAACTTAAAAAATTAGACATTATCGTGACCTGTCAAGGTGGCGACTATACCAATGAAGTTTATCCAAAATTAAAAGCAACAGGTTGGGATGGTTATTGGGTTGATGCAGCGTCTGCACTACGTATGAAAGATGATGCAATTATCGTACTTGATCCAGTAAACCAACACGTGATTTCTGAAGGCTTGAAAAAAGGCATTAAAACTTTCGTGGGCGGTAACTGTACCGTGAGCTTAATGTTGATGGCTATTGGTGGTTTATTTGAAAAAGATTTAGTGGAATGGGTATCTGTTGCAACTTACCAAGCGGCTTCAGGTGCAGGCGCAAAAAATATGCGTGAATTGCTTTCACAAATGGGTTTATTAGAACAAGCGGTTTCAAGTGAATTAAAAGACCCTGCTTCGTCAATTTTAGATATTGAACGTAAAGTGACTGCAGAAATGCGTTCTGATAGTTTCCCAACTGATAACTTCGGTGCGGCATTAGGTGGTAGCTTAATCCCTTGGATTGACAAACTTCTCCCAGAAACAGGACAAACTAAAGAAGAATGGAAAGGCTATGCAGAAACCAACAAAATCTTAGGTTTAAGCGATAATCCAATTCCTGTTGATGGTTTATGTGTGCGTATCGGTGCATTACGCTGCCACAGCCAAGCATTCACTATCAAACTGAAAAAAGACTTACCGTTAGAAGAAATCGAACAAATTTTAGCGTCTCACAACGAATGGGTGAAAGTGATTCCAAATGACAAAGAAATCACATTACGTGAATTAACCCCAGCTAAAGTAACAGGTACATTAAGCGTACCGGTTGGTCGTTTACGTAAATTGGCAATGGGTCCAGAATACTTAGCGGCATTCACTGTAGGTGACCAATTATTATGGGGTGCTGCAGAGCCAGTTCGCCGTATCTTAAAACAATTGGTGGCATAA
- a CDS encoding adhesin, with protein MAETQKQPSVIRFEQEVAAKNYEAACVELLDILSKIDTNFGGIEGIEIDYPSQLNDELVQDKIKHFCTRVAVAMSELFSDPKLDISEGGAQRFFTLQRWINMIFASSPFVNADHVLQTYNRNPDKTNLSDFHLDNARSSLIKFCIFYLPESNVNVNLDALWNLDPELCASLCFALQSPRFIGTDQAFSKRGTLLQWFPEKLATIKNLNNVPSAISHDVYMHCSYDIAENKHWVKKALNQVIRRHLLQGGWTDRDVTKLGERDGKPVMVVLLEHFHSSHSIYRTHSTSMIAARERFHLIGVGNEAVDAAGQAVFDEFHLLKGDNIFSKLNELKEICEKNGAAVLYMPSIGMDLTTIFASNTRLAPVQVIALGHPATTHSDFIEYVIVEDDYVGSEKCFSEQLLRLPKDALPYVPSALAPQHVEYRLRENPEVVNIGIASTTMKLNPYFLAALKAIRDRANVKVHFHFALGQSSGVTHPYVERFIKSYLGNDATAHPHAPYDQYLRILHNCDMMVNPFPFGNTNGIIDMVTLGLVGVCKTGAEVHEHIDEGLFKRLGLPEWLIANTVDEYVERAIRLAENHQERLELRRHIIENNGLQTLFTGDPSPMGKVLLEKFEEWKAANLAEKPKKKATKPATTKEKTTKSTTAKKSAVKSEGKSEPKKTVKKTTKKADK; from the coding sequence ATGGCAGAAACACAAAAACAACCCAGTGTTATCCGTTTTGAACAAGAAGTTGCGGCAAAAAATTATGAAGCAGCTTGCGTAGAATTGCTCGATATTTTAAGCAAAATTGATACTAATTTTGGTGGCATTGAAGGCATTGAAATTGATTATCCTAGCCAATTAAATGATGAATTAGTACAAGATAAAATTAAGCATTTTTGTACCCGTGTAGCGGTAGCAATGAGCGAGCTATTTTCTGATCCTAAATTAGATATTTCTGAAGGTGGAGCACAACGTTTCTTTACTTTACAACGTTGGATTAATATGATTTTTGCATCATCACCTTTTGTGAATGCTGATCATGTGTTGCAAACTTATAACCGCAATCCAGATAAAACTAATTTATCCGATTTCCATTTAGATAATGCGAGATCATCATTGATTAAATTCTGTATTTTCTATCTGCCAGAATCTAATGTGAATGTTAATCTTGATGCTTTATGGAATTTAGACCCTGAATTATGTGCATCCCTTTGTTTTGCATTGCAATCACCACGTTTTATCGGTACTGATCAAGCTTTTTCTAAGCGTGGTACACTTTTACAATGGTTCCCTGAAAAATTAGCGACGATTAAAAACTTAAATAATGTGCCGAGTGCAATTTCACACGATGTATATATGCATTGCAGCTACGATATTGCTGAAAATAAACACTGGGTGAAAAAAGCATTGAACCAAGTCATTCGTCGTCATTTATTGCAAGGTGGATGGACAGATCGCGATGTCACGAAATTAGGTGAACGTGATGGCAAACCTGTCATGGTCGTATTATTGGAGCATTTCCATTCATCCCATTCAATTTATCGTACACATTCCACTTCAATGATTGCTGCACGTGAGCGTTTTCATTTAATTGGTGTGGGTAATGAAGCTGTAGATGCAGCAGGCCAAGCAGTGTTTGATGAATTCCATTTATTAAAAGGTGATAATATTTTTAGTAAATTGAATGAGTTAAAAGAGATTTGTGAAAAAAATGGTGCGGCCGTTCTTTATATGCCAAGTATCGGGATGGATTTAACCACCATTTTTGCAAGTAACACGCGTCTTGCGCCAGTTCAAGTGATTGCGTTAGGCCACCCTGCTACGACACATTCTGATTTTATTGAATATGTGATTGTAGAAGATGATTATGTGGGTTCTGAAAAATGTTTCAGTGAGCAATTATTACGTTTACCAAAAGATGCTTTACCTTATGTGCCTTCAGCGCTTGCTCCACAACACGTAGAATATCGCTTACGTGAAAATCCAGAAGTGGTGAATATTGGTATTGCTTCTACTACAATGAAGCTTAACCCATATTTCTTAGCAGCATTAAAGGCTATTCGTGATCGTGCGAATGTTAAAGTTCATTTCCACTTTGCTTTAGGTCAATCCAGTGGTGTGACACACCCTTACGTTGAGCGTTTTATTAAATCTTATTTAGGCAATGATGCGACAGCTCATCCACATGCGCCTTATGATCAATATCTTCGTATTTTGCATAACTGCGATATGATGGTAAACCCATTCCCATTCGGTAACACGAATGGCATTATTGATATGGTGACATTAGGTTTAGTGGGCGTATGTAAAACCGGTGCAGAAGTGCATGAACATATTGATGAAGGGTTATTCAAACGTTTAGGTTTACCGGAATGGTTAATTGCAAATACGGTAGATGAATATGTTGAACGTGCAATTCGTTTAGCAGAAAACCATCAAGAACGTTTAGAACTTCGTCGTCATATCATTGAAAATAACGGCTTACAAACCTTATTTACAGGTGATCCAAGCCCAATGGGTAAAGTGTTACTTGAAAAATTTGAAGAATGGAAAGCGGCAAATTTAGCTGAAAAGCCAAAGAAAAAAGCGACTAAACCCGCTACGACAAAAGAGAAGACAACAAAATCTACCACAGCAAAGAAAAGTGCGGTCAAATCTGAAGGTAAATCTGAGCCGAAAAAAACGGTAAAGAAAACCACGAAAAAAGCAGATAAATAA
- a CDS encoding NapC/NirT family cytochrome c, which yields MSKMKKIVTALCLAGVGAVALWGTQWVMHKTSTPEFCESCHSMSYPKAEWEGSSHFANAKGVRAQCSDCHIPKEGWHYVKAKFIALKDLWYEAQGKIENKEKYEAHRAELAQMVWNDMKANDSETCRSCHSFDAMELSKQTKLAKQTHTDAQTNGQTCIDCHKGIVHFLPEVHGGQNAQKSSAVQGGTLSDGSAIFATEMVKATNDKGNEVRLMPYAELMQWKVNGDQVQGTLHGWQQVGAEAVVYQELGKRITLALLDEDARNHVQVVKTVHDAVTDSDWKEINVAVNVAKEKMTSDLTALNQYGNQLNQTQCSGCHAAISADHYTANQWIGVVNSMKDRTSMNKDEVRALTIYLQRNAKDMAKQ from the coding sequence ATGTCAAAAATGAAGAAAATCGTGACCGCACTTTGCTTGGCGGGTGTCGGCGCTGTGGCATTGTGGGGAACACAGTGGGTTATGCATAAAACCAGTACACCGGAGTTTTGTGAAAGTTGTCATTCAATGAGCTATCCAAAAGCAGAATGGGAAGGTTCTAGCCACTTTGCTAATGCAAAAGGCGTGCGAGCACAATGTTCAGACTGTCATATTCCAAAAGAAGGTTGGCATTATGTCAAAGCTAAATTTATTGCTTTGAAAGATTTGTGGTATGAAGCACAAGGCAAGATTGAAAATAAAGAAAAATATGAAGCCCACCGTGCCGAGCTTGCTCAAATGGTATGGAATGATATGAAAGCCAACGATTCAGAAACCTGTCGCAGTTGTCACAGTTTTGATGCAATGGAGCTTTCAAAACAAACTAAATTAGCAAAACAAACCCATACAGATGCGCAAACAAACGGCCAAACCTGTATTGATTGTCATAAAGGCATTGTTCACTTCCTTCCTGAAGTACATGGCGGCCAAAATGCGCAAAAATCTTCTGCTGTACAAGGCGGTACTCTCTCTGATGGCTCAGCGATTTTTGCCACTGAAATGGTGAAAGCAACTAATGATAAAGGAAATGAGGTTCGCTTAATGCCTTATGCAGAATTAATGCAATGGAAAGTAAATGGCGATCAAGTTCAAGGCACCTTACATGGTTGGCAACAAGTGGGAGCTGAAGCGGTTGTTTATCAAGAGTTAGGTAAACGTATCACACTTGCTTTACTGGATGAAGATGCACGTAACCATGTTCAAGTCGTAAAAACAGTACATGATGCAGTAACGGATTCTGACTGGAAAGAAATCAATGTTGCGGTGAATGTTGCAAAAGAAAAAATGACGTCAGATTTGACCGCACTTAATCAATACGGTAATCAGTTAAATCAAACTCAATGTAGTGGTTGTCACGCGGCAATTAGTGCAGATCATTACACGGCTAACCAATGGATTGGTGTGGTGAATTCCATGAAAGACCGTACATCAATGAATAAAGATGAAGTACGTGCATTAACTATTTATCTGCAACGCAATGCCAAAGATATGGCAAAACAATAA
- the torA gene encoding trimethylamine-N-oxide reductase TorA, whose protein sequence is MKKNNVNEQRRDFLKKTSLGVAGSALSGGMVGVVSKSAVAKEAEMKTVVTAAHWGPLGVVVEDGKVVKSGPAIEPAVSNELQTVVADQLYSETRVKYPMVRKGFLANPGKSDATMRGRDEWVRVSWDEALDLVHNQLKRVRDEHGPTGIFAGSYGWFSCGSLHASRTLLQRYMNATGGFVGHKGDYSTGAAQVIMPHVLGTIEVYEQQTSWESVLENSDIIVLWSANPLTTMRIAWMSTDQKGIEYFKKFQASGKRIICIDPQKSETCQMLNAEWIPVNTATDVPLMLGIAHTLVEQGKHDKDFLKKYTSGYAKFEEYLLGKTDGQPKTAEWAAKICGVPAETIKQLAADFSSKRTMLMGGWGMQRQRHGEQTHWMLVTLASMLGQIGLPGGGFGLSYHYSNGGVPTATGGIIGSITASPSGKAGAKTWLDDTSKSAFPLARISDVLLHPGKKIHYNGTEITYPNIKAVYWAGGNPFVHHQDTNTLVKAFQQPDVVIVNEVNWTPTARMADIVLPATTSYERNDLTMAGDYSMMSIYPMKQVVPPQFEAKNDYDIFAELAKRAGVEEQYTEGKTEMEWLEEFYNAAFTAARANRVAMPRFDKFWAENKPLSFEAGEAAKKWVRYGEFREDPLLNPLGTPSGKIEIFSDVIEKMHYNDCKGHPSWMEPEEFAGNVTEEYPLALVTPHPYYRLHSQLAHTSLRQKYAVNDREPVMIHPEDAAARGIKDGDIVRVHSKRGQVLAGAVVTENIIKGTVALHEGAWYDPMDLGESEKPLCKNGCPNVLTRDEGTSKLAQGNSPNTCIVQVEKFTGKAPEVTVFKQPKQAV, encoded by the coding sequence ATGAAAAAGAATAACGTAAACGAACAACGTCGTGATTTTCTGAAAAAAACATCTTTAGGCGTGGCAGGTAGTGCCCTTTCTGGTGGTATGGTGGGCGTTGTATCAAAAAGTGCGGTGGCAAAAGAAGCTGAAATGAAAACCGTGGTTACGGCGGCTCACTGGGGACCGCTTGGTGTGGTTGTGGAAGATGGCAAGGTTGTGAAATCCGGTCCAGCTATTGAACCCGCTGTATCGAACGAATTACAAACGGTTGTGGCTGATCAGCTCTACAGCGAAACTCGCGTGAAATATCCAATGGTGCGTAAAGGCTTTTTAGCTAACCCTGGAAAAAGCGATGCTACCATGCGTGGTCGCGATGAATGGGTGCGAGTTTCTTGGGATGAGGCGTTAGATTTAGTACACAATCAACTTAAACGTGTTCGTGACGAACATGGGCCAACAGGCATTTTTGCCGGTTCTTATGGTTGGTTTAGTTGTGGTTCATTACATGCTTCTCGTACATTATTACAGCGCTACATGAACGCTACCGGTGGTTTTGTGGGCCACAAAGGGGATTACTCTACGGGTGCTGCGCAAGTCATCATGCCGCATGTGCTTGGTACTATTGAAGTTTATGAACAACAAACCAGCTGGGAATCTGTGCTGGAAAACAGCGATATTATTGTGCTTTGGTCTGCAAACCCACTCACAACCATGCGTATTGCTTGGATGTCCACCGACCAAAAAGGGATTGAATATTTCAAAAAATTCCAAGCAAGTGGAAAACGTATTATTTGTATCGACCCACAAAAAAGTGAAACTTGCCAAATGCTGAACGCAGAATGGATTCCAGTGAATACCGCAACGGATGTGCCATTAATGCTGGGTATTGCACATACTTTAGTTGAACAAGGTAAGCACGATAAGGATTTCTTGAAAAAATATACGTCGGGTTACGCTAAATTCGAGGAATATTTATTAGGTAAAACCGATGGCCAACCAAAAACAGCAGAATGGGCGGCAAAAATTTGTGGTGTACCGGCAGAAACAATTAAGCAACTTGCAGCCGATTTCTCTAGCAAACGTACCATGTTAATGGGTGGCTGGGGTATGCAACGCCAACGCCATGGCGAACAAACCCATTGGATGTTAGTAACGCTAGCCTCTATGTTAGGACAAATTGGCTTGCCGGGTGGTGGTTTCGGGTTAAGTTATCACTATTCAAATGGTGGAGTGCCAACAGCAACAGGCGGTATTATTGGCTCTATTACCGCAAGTCCATCAGGCAAAGCAGGTGCAAAAACATGGTTGGATGATACCTCTAAATCCGCTTTCCCATTGGCGCGTATTTCAGATGTGTTGCTCCATCCAGGCAAAAAAATTCACTATAACGGTACTGAAATTACTTACCCGAACATTAAAGCGGTATATTGGGCGGGCGGTAATCCATTTGTTCACCATCAAGATACCAATACCTTAGTGAAGGCTTTCCAACAACCGGATGTGGTGATTGTGAATGAAGTGAACTGGACGCCGACTGCACGCATGGCAGATATTGTATTGCCTGCAACCACCAGTTATGAACGTAATGACTTAACCATGGCAGGCGATTACTCCATGATGAGCATTTACCCGATGAAACAAGTGGTTCCACCACAATTTGAGGCGAAAAATGACTACGATATTTTCGCTGAACTCGCTAAACGTGCCGGAGTGGAAGAGCAATACACTGAAGGTAAAACTGAAATGGAATGGCTGGAAGAATTCTACAATGCAGCCTTTACTGCAGCTCGTGCAAACCGTGTTGCAATGCCACGTTTTGATAAATTCTGGGCAGAAAATAAACCATTAAGTTTTGAAGCAGGTGAAGCCGCGAAAAAATGGGTGCGTTATGGCGAGTTCCGTGAAGATCCATTGCTTAACCCTCTCGGTACGCCGTCAGGCAAAATTGAGATTTTCTCTGATGTTATCGAGAAAATGCATTATAACGACTGTAAAGGTCATCCAAGCTGGATGGAACCAGAAGAGTTTGCGGGCAATGTGACGGAAGAATATCCGTTAGCTTTAGTGACACCACATCCTTACTATCGTTTACACAGCCAATTAGCACATACTTCATTGCGTCAAAAATATGCAGTAAACGATCGTGAGCCAGTGATGATTCATCCTGAAGATGCGGCTGCGCGTGGCATTAAAGACGGTGATATTGTTCGTGTTCACAGTAAACGTGGTCAAGTGCTAGCGGGTGCGGTTGTCACAGAAAATATCATCAAAGGCACTGTCGCTCTTCATGAAGGCGCATGGTATGACCCAATGGACTTAGGCGAAAGTGAAAAACCGTTGTGTAAAAATGGTTGCCCGAACGTATTAACGCGGGATGAAGGTACATCAAAACTTGCACAAGGTAACTCACCAAATACCTGTATTGTTCAGGTTGAAAAATTTACCGGCAAAGCACCAGAAGTGACGGTATTCAAACAACCGAAACAAGCAGTATAA
- a CDS encoding alpha/beta fold hydrolase — protein sequence MIREPHFHQFALAELLPFFEQFPTQYLSGERNIKLAYRHLVQPESVVRKLMILVNGRAENMLKWTELAYDFYQQGYDVLLFDHRGQGYSQRIIPQKGHLDEFRFYTDDMAKIIEKTTALYAYQAQYILAHSLGALISTYYLANYDHHIKKAVLSSPFFGVPMKHPLRDEVIIATMMAFGQGHRYVFGKGHYKPADLNLNELSHSKTRMKWMNRINRKRAAIHLGGPTFRWVHLCLNAIKALPKIIPRVETPVLILQAEKEKIVDNKNLEKLTALFPHAESMLVPQAKHEILFEKDNVRKAVLERVNQFLHS from the coding sequence ATGATCAGAGAACCTCATTTTCATCAATTTGCTCTTGCGGAGTTATTGCCTTTTTTTGAGCAATTTCCGACGCAATATCTTTCTGGCGAACGAAATATCAAATTGGCTTATCGTCATTTGGTTCAGCCTGAAAGTGTGGTCAGAAAATTGATGATTTTGGTGAATGGTCGAGCAGAAAATATGCTGAAATGGACTGAGTTGGCTTATGATTTCTACCAACAAGGTTATGATGTATTGCTTTTCGATCATCGAGGACAAGGTTATTCACAGCGTATTATTCCTCAAAAAGGGCATTTAGATGAGTTTCGTTTTTATACCGATGATATGGCAAAAATCATTGAAAAAACGACCGCACTTTATGCTTATCAAGCCCAATATATTCTCGCGCACTCTCTCGGCGCTCTAATTTCCACCTATTATCTGGCCAATTACGATCATCATATTAAAAAAGCTGTGCTTTCTTCGCCTTTCTTTGGCGTTCCCATGAAACATCCGTTACGAGATGAAGTCATCATTGCAACGATGATGGCATTTGGTCAAGGTCATCGTTATGTTTTCGGCAAAGGACATTACAAACCGGCAGATTTAAATCTTAATGAACTTAGCCATTCTAAAACGCGAATGAAATGGATGAACCGTATTAATCGAAAACGCGCTGCTATTCACTTAGGCGGCCCGACTTTCCGCTGGGTACATTTGTGTTTAAATGCAATTAAAGCGCTCCCTAAAATTATTCCAAGAGTGGAAACACCTGTACTTATCCTACAAGCAGAAAAGGAAAAAATTGTGGATAACAAAAATCTGGAAAAATTGACCGCACTTTTTCCGCATGCCGAATCCATGCTTGTACCTCAAGCAAAACATGAAATCCTTTTTGAAAAGGATAACGTGAGAAAAGCGGTGCTTGAACGCGTGAATCAATTTCTTCATTCTTAA
- a CDS encoding DASS family sodium-coupled anion symporter, whose product MESKIPAVEVKLGFKWQGLLIAVIVGLGIWLIPTPEGLSAKAWGMLALFVATIVAIIAKAMPMGAATLVALVISGLTGLTPISPKQGDVGMLSGFANGTIWLIAIAMFLSRAVIKTGLGKRIALYFVGRFGKKMMGVAYGMALADVVIGPGIPSASARGGGIMYPIMQSIADAYESKPGPTARRAGAFLAIAVSQIDTIICTMFLTAMAGNPLIAELAKSQGVEITWMTWFLGAIVPGIVSLIVLPYFVYLIYPPELKDTPKMAEMAREELKSMGPMSKAEWILALDFILLLFLWTVGDLVFHIPATISAFIGLVILLLTNIMSWKNIVAETTAWDTMFWFAVLVMMANALNKYGAITWISTHISASVGDFSWPVAFTILVLVYFYTRYFFASAMAHISAMYLAFVAAAIAVGTPPIIAAIGLGYTSTLSMSLTQYAGGPGPALYGSGYNSTGQWWGVSFIVSILSLVIWFGVGGLWMKLLGWW is encoded by the coding sequence ATGGAAAGTAAAATTCCAGCAGTAGAAGTCAAACTTGGCTTTAAATGGCAGGGGCTGCTGATTGCCGTCATCGTTGGTTTAGGGATTTGGTTAATCCCAACGCCAGAAGGCTTATCCGCAAAAGCATGGGGAATGCTAGCACTGTTTGTGGCAACCATTGTGGCTATTATCGCTAAAGCAATGCCTATGGGTGCTGCAACGCTCGTTGCCTTAGTGATTAGTGGCTTGACTGGGCTTACGCCAATTTCGCCAAAACAAGGTGATGTCGGCATGTTATCTGGTTTTGCAAACGGCACAATTTGGTTGATTGCTATTGCTATGTTTTTATCTCGCGCGGTGATTAAAACAGGTTTAGGTAAACGTATCGCGCTGTACTTCGTTGGTCGTTTTGGTAAAAAAATGATGGGTGTGGCTTATGGTATGGCGTTGGCTGATGTCGTTATCGGTCCGGGTATTCCTTCGGCTTCTGCGCGTGGGGGCGGTATTATGTACCCTATTATGCAATCTATTGCTGATGCATATGAGTCCAAACCGGGTCCAACTGCTCGTCGTGCAGGTGCTTTCTTAGCGATTGCGGTCTCTCAAATCGATACCATTATTTGTACCATGTTCTTAACCGCCATGGCGGGTAACCCGTTAATTGCAGAACTCGCGAAAAGCCAAGGTGTGGAAATCACTTGGATGACATGGTTCTTAGGGGCGATCGTACCGGGTATTGTGAGCCTAATCGTCTTGCCTTATTTCGTGTATTTAATTTATCCGCCAGAATTAAAAGATACGCCTAAAATGGCAGAAATGGCACGTGAAGAATTAAAAAGCATGGGCCCAATGAGTAAAGCGGAATGGATTCTTGCCCTAGACTTTATCCTTCTTTTATTCCTTTGGACTGTGGGTGATTTAGTCTTCCATATCCCAGCAACAATTTCAGCGTTTATCGGTTTAGTGATTTTATTATTAACCAACATTATGAGCTGGAAAAATATCGTGGCAGAAACTACCGCATGGGATACGATGTTCTGGTTTGCGGTATTGGTCATGATGGCGAATGCACTTAATAAATACGGTGCAATCACTTGGATTTCCACCCACATTTCCGCATCTGTGGGCGATTTCAGCTGGCCAGTTGCCTTTACTATTTTAGTGTTGGTGTATTTCTATACCCGCTATTTCTTTGCTTCAGCCATGGCGCATATTTCCGCAATGTATCTCGCTTTCGTGGCTGCGGCTATTGCTGTGGGTACACCACCAATCATTGCTGCAATTGGTTTAGGTTACACCTCAACATTATCCATGAGTTTAACGCAATACGCAGGTGGTCCTGGCCCTGCTTTATATGGTTCAGGTTATAACTCAACCGGTCAATGGTGGGGCGTGAGCTTTATTGTTTCCATCCTCTCATTAGTGATTTGGTTTGGTGTGGGTGGATTATGGATGAAACTCCTTGGCTGGTGGTAA